One Streptomyces sp. CG4 genomic window, TGGTGACCGCGGCCGTGAGTCCGGAAGCCCGGGAGCGGATCGCCGTCGGGTACACCTCCGCCGTGTACGCACTGAGGACGGCGACGGCCGAACCGGCCGACCAGATGGGGACCGCGAGCAGCAGGTGCAGTGTCAGCGGATGCCCGGTGATCCGGTCGCCCACCGCTGCCAGTGCCGCCATCGCGGCCGCGGTGCAGGCGCCCAGGAGGACGAGTGTGCCCTTGCTGCTCCAGCGGCCGTACAGCCAGGCGATCGCGAGGTTGAACGGCAGTCCCAGCAGCGCCGCGTCTCGCAGGGTGGTGTCGGCGGTCAGTTCGGTGAAGCCCAGGCGCTGCAGGTCGGACGGGATCCACAACTGGAAGCCGTAGGTCACCAGGCCGATCCCGAGGGCCAGCACCACCAGGGGGAGGCTGACTCCGGTGTAGGGCGCCCGCAGCAGCCGTCGATAGCCGTCGCGGGGCGAGGCCGCGGGGGCGTCCGTGGGCGGGCGGGGGGAGGGGATCAGGCGGGCGCCGTAGCGTGCCAGCACGGTTTCGGCGTCGGCCGTCCGGCCAACCGCCGCGAGGAAACGCGGGGACTCCGGGATCCAGTGGTTGAGCAGCAACAGGACGACGCCCGTGGGCAGTCCGAGCAGCCACAGTACGCGCCAGCCGAAGTGCGGTACGAGCAATGAGGCCGCCCAACTCGTCAGCACATAGCCGCCGGCGGTGCCGACGCCGCCGACGAGGACGACGATCCAGCCGCGCTGACGGGTCGGCACGGTCTCCGTCAGCAGGGTGAAGGTGAGCGGGAGCATGCCGCCCGCGCTCATCCCCATCAGGAAGCACATGAGGATGTTCATCCAGAACAGCGGCATGGCTCCGCAGACGGAGGTCGCGAGAAAGACGACGCCGGCCAGGAGAATGGCGGGGCGGCGTCCGATGCGGTCGCCGAATCTGCCCCACAGGAAGGAGCCGATGACGGTTCCGCCGATTCCGGAGAGCGGCAGCAGCGCGACGGGCAGGCCGCCGTCCGGATGGACCGCCGAACGCAAGCCGTATTCCCTGGCCACACCCGGCACGACGAAACTCAGCGTCATGGGCTTCATGACGTCGATGGCCACGGCGAGCACCATCACCAGAGTCAGCGCCCAGTGCGCTCGCGTCAGCGGTACGTCGTCGGCGAAACCGGCCCGGAGCGCTCGCGGCCTGCCGTCGCCCGGCGTCCTGCGGGGGCCGACGATTCCGTAGCCGCACGCTGCCACCCCGGCCAGGACGAACGCCATGCCGGTCAGCATGAGCGGGTCCGAGCCACTGCCCGCCATGGCGGCCTGATGCCCCGGCGGGTGGGCGAGGTGCGCGTACATCGGCAGATGGCCCAGCACGCCGGCGAGGCACAGCAGCGCGCCGCACCAGAACCATCCCGGCCGAGCGAAGTCGATGCGCTGTCCCATGGATCCCCACCTCTCGGAGCCGATGCAGGCCGATGAAGGCTGGTGCCGACCGATGCCGACCGGTGCAGGCCGATGCCACGAAGCACTGTGACAACGTGACTACAACGCGTCAATGGCGGGACAGTCTGTGCGATCGGCCCTGGTTTGTGATCGCGCGCATCGGGTGCATCGGGTGCGTCGCGCGCATCGGGCACCGGCTGCGCGATGTACGGCACCCGGTGCACCACCTGTGCGACGACGGTCAGTCGTGGAGCACTTCTCGCCCCTTCCCGTTGACCTCCGCGACGACGGGACGCGGCTGCGCGGACACCTCCGCCTTCGTGAGCGCGGCCGGCTCGGTCGCCGTGGACGGCTCCTCCTGTGCCGCCTCGTCGCGGCCGGCGCGGGCCTCGGCCTTGAGGATGCGCAGCGACTTTCCGAGTGAGCGTGCGCTGTCCGGGAGCCGCTTCGCTCCGAACAGGACCATGACGACCAGGGCGATGATGATGATTTCGAGCAGACGGTTTTCCAGCATCACGACCTTCTTCGGCTGGTGCGGGTGAATCATTCTCGCGACGCGACGGCATGCCCACCGTCACCTTTTCCGGGGTTCTACCCGGTTGACCGGCGACCGCTGAGCGGGGTTCACCTGTTGGATGCAGGGCCGGTCAGGTGCACTCTTTCGGAGGATCAAGGAAACGCCGAGTTGCCCCGAGGCTATTAATCGCAATAGATGACGCACTGGAGGGGAAATAAATGCTGCGGCAGGACATGCGGCAAGTCGATTTCGGAGCACGCCGATTCAGGCTCCGCTCGGGTCCGGCCCGGCAGCGGTTGGAGGATTCCGGAAGGGCCTTTCTCGAGGGATTCAATCACTCGGTGGATGCCCGAAATGCGGACGCGCTCGGCGCCGCGCTCGACGGTGTCCCCGCAGAATTCCGAGGGTTTGCCTACGAGGGCGCGGGCATGGGCTCCGCGCTGCTCGACCTGCTCACCCTTTCCCGGGGGCGCAGACTGCGGGAACTTCTCGCGGGAGCCGGTGCCGACTATCCGCACCTGATCCATGTGGGGGCCGGCTGGGCCTTCGCCAAGCTGCGCCTGCGCCCCTGGTACGGGCTGCGCGCCGGCGATCCCCTGCTGCGCTGGCTCGCCTGGGACGGATTCGGCTTCTACCAGGGGTTCTTCGACTCGGACCGGGTCGTGGCCGGGCAGCGGATCGAGCGAGGCCTCGACCCGCGCCAGCGTGCCGTGCGGGACCAGGGGCTCGGGCGGTGCCTGTGGTTCCACGAATGCGCCGACCCCGAGGCACTGAGCCTGCGGGTGGCCGAATTCCCCGGGTGGCGGCGGGCGGACCTGTGGAGCGGAATCGGCCTCGCGGCCGTGTACGCGGGGGGTGCGAACCAGGACGAGCTGCGCGCGCTGGTGGAGGCGGCGGGCGGCTACGGCGCCCACCTCGCCCAGGGAGCCGCCTTCGCCTGCGGGGCCCGGCAGCGCGCCCGTACGCCCCTGCCCGAGCACTGCGACCGCGGTGCCCTGATCCTCACCGGGGTGCCGGCGCAGACCGCGGCCGGCTGGACCGACACCGCCCATGCGAACCTGGGCCCTGACCCTCGTACACCACGGCACTACGAGGAATGGCGGGCCGGGATCAGACGGCTGTGGGCGGCCCACGACGGTTCCGCCCCGACCGGCACCCCCACCCAGCACCCCACCCAGCACCCCGCCCCGGCCTCCAGCACTGCTCAACCCGCCGAGGCAGTGACCGTTGAACCCGCCGAACCCGCCGAAGCCGTAACCGCTGAATCCGCGGAGGCTGTAACCGCCGGTGCCCCCAACGCCCTAACCGCCGGTGCCGCCAACACACCAACCCCCGCTGCCGCCAAAGCCGTAACCGCCAAAGCCGGCAAGGGTGCGCTTCGTTTTCGGAGGAGCCGATGAACTCCCCCGGCCGTTTTCTGAGGGCGCACGCCGCCAAGGCCACGGCACTCTGCTGCTGTCTCACGGCCTTTTCGCTGGCCCTGCCTGACGCGGTGTCCGCGGCCGACCGGGCAGCGGCGGCGGCCCCCTTCCACTTCACCGCAGAGCCGCTGAACGCCCCCGACCGGCCGGGTGAGCGGCGGGTGCGGCCGGTGGCTCCGGCCTTTCACCACATCCGGTCGTGGATCTCCTCGGTCGGTGCCGGCGCCGGGCTGTTCGCCGCGGACGGCGGGACGGTCGCGCACGACGTGTGCCTGGTCGACCCGCGCACGGACACGGTCACCGTCGAGCCGGCGCCCGGTACCGGGAAGCGGTACCGCCCCTTCACCCTTGCGGCGAAGGGCCTGTACATGCCGTCGTACGCGGCCCCGATGGGCTGTATGCCGGCCGACCTGAACCAGGACGGCCGGCAGGACCTGGTGGTCTACTACTGGGGCCGCTCGCCCGTGCTCTTCCTGCGCAAGCCCGGCGCCACCCCCGCACGG contains:
- a CDS encoding MFS transporter translates to MGQRIDFARPGWFWCGALLCLAGVLGHLPMYAHLAHPPGHQAAMAGSGSDPLMLTGMAFVLAGVAACGYGIVGPRRTPGDGRPRALRAGFADDVPLTRAHWALTLVMVLAVAIDVMKPMTLSFVVPGVAREYGLRSAVHPDGGLPVALLPLSGIGGTVIGSFLWGRFGDRIGRRPAILLAGVVFLATSVCGAMPLFWMNILMCFLMGMSAGGMLPLTFTLLTETVPTRQRGWIVVLVGGVGTAGGYVLTSWAASLLVPHFGWRVLWLLGLPTGVVLLLLNHWIPESPRFLAAVGRTADAETVLARYGARLIPSPRPPTDAPAASPRDGYRRLLRAPYTGVSLPLVVLALGIGLVTYGFQLWIPSDLQRLGFTELTADTTLRDAALLGLPFNLAIAWLYGRWSSKGTLVLLGACTAAAMAALAAVGDRITGHPLTLHLLLAVPIWSAGSAVAVLSAYTAEVYPTAIRSRASGLTAAVTKVGGVLMITVVVAAVATPSLRTTALLGAAPLTLATATLILSGVETRARSLEEITPTPQKRNASASTSA
- the tatA gene encoding Sec-independent protein translocase subunit TatA, whose amino-acid sequence is MLENRLLEIIIIALVVMVLFGAKRLPDSARSLGKSLRILKAEARAGRDEAAQEEPSTATEPAALTKAEVSAQPRPVVAEVNGKGREVLHD
- a CDS encoding DUF1702 family protein, with the translated sequence MRQVDFGARRFRLRSGPARQRLEDSGRAFLEGFNHSVDARNADALGAALDGVPAEFRGFAYEGAGMGSALLDLLTLSRGRRLRELLAGAGADYPHLIHVGAGWAFAKLRLRPWYGLRAGDPLLRWLAWDGFGFYQGFFDSDRVVAGQRIERGLDPRQRAVRDQGLGRCLWFHECADPEALSLRVAEFPGWRRADLWSGIGLAAVYAGGANQDELRALVEAAGGYGAHLAQGAAFACGARQRARTPLPEHCDRGALILTGVPAQTAAGWTDTAHANLGPDPRTPRHYEEWRAGIRRLWAAHDGSAPTGTPTQHPTQHPAPASSTAQPAEAVTVEPAEPAEAVTAESAEAVTAGAPNALTAGAANTPTPAAAKAVTAKAGKGALRFRRSR